TGGCCCGGGTGGACCGTGCCATCGAGTACATTCGCCGGCGCCAGGAGAACCAGTAGGTGAACGACCGTGCCCCTGTGAGAGATCAATCGCCGTTAGCGCATGAATCACAATGCCCATGAATACTGAGCCCACCCGTCCCACAAACTTCATCCGCGACATCATCGAGGCCGACCTGGCCGCCGGCCGGCATCAGGCCATCAGGACGCGCTTTCCGCCGGAGCCCAACGGCTACCTGCATATCGGCCATGCCAAGTCCATCTGGCTGAACTTCGGCGTGGCGGCGGACTACCGGGGCACCTGCAACCTGCGTTTCGACGATACCAACCCCCACAAGGAGAATCCGGAGTTCGTGGCCGCCATCCAGGAGGACGTGCGCTGGCTGGGCTACGACTGGGCGGACCGGCTCTACTTCGCCTCGGACTACTTCGAGCAGCTCTACGGCTTCGCGGTGGAACTCATCGAGAAGGGTCTTGCCTTCGTGTGCGAGCTGGATGCCGAGGCCATGCGCGCCTACCGCGGCACCCTCACCGAGCCCGGCCGCCCGAGCCCCTATCGGGAACGTCCCGTGGCGGAGAACCTGGATCTCTTCAGGCGCATGCGGGCGGGGGAGTTCCCCGATGGCTCCCGGGTGCTGCGGGCGAAGATCGACATGGCGGCGCCCAACATGAACATGCGTGACCCTGTGCTGTACCGCATCCGCCACGGCGTGGTGCACCACCAGACCGGGGCCGAGTGGTGCCTGTATCCCATGTACGACTTCACCCACCCCGTGTCCGACGCCCTCGAGGGCATCACCCACTCCCTGTGCACCCTGGAGTTCGAGGACCACCGGCCCCTCTACGACTGGGTGGTGGCGCACGTCTCGGTGCCCAGCCGGCCCCGCCAGATCGAGTTCGCACGCCTCAATCTCAAGTACACGGTGATGAGCAAGCGCCGGCTTACCCAGCTGGTGGAGCAGGGCCACGTGGCGGGCTGGGACGACCCCCGCATGCCCACCATCGCCGGCCTGCGCCGGCGCGGCGTGCCGCCGGCGGCCATCAAGGATTTCTGCCGCCGGGTGGGGGTCACCAAGGCCGATGCCATGGTGGAGATGGGGGTGCTGGAGAACTGTGTGCGCGAGGACCTGGACGCCGCGGCGCCACGGGCCATGGCGGTGTTGCGACCCCTGAAGGTGGTCATCGACAACTACCCCGCGGACACCACCGAGCTTATCGCTGCGTCCCGCCACCCCAAGGACGCGGCCATGGGCACCCGCGAACTCACCCTGGCCCGGGAGATCTACATCGACCGCGAGGACTTCCGCGAGGAGGCCAATAAGAAGTTCAAGCGCCTGGTGACGGGGGGCGAGGTGAGGCTGCGTAATGCCTATGTCATCCGTTGCGACGGGGTCGTCAAGGACCCGGGCAGCGGCGAGGTGACGGAACTGCATTGCAGCTACGATCCCGACACCCTGGGGGCCGACCCGGTGGGCCGCAAGGTGCGCGGCGTCATCCACTGGGTGCCGGCGCACCAGAGCCTGGCCGCCGAGGTGCGGCTCTACGATCGCCTGTTCACGACACCGGTGCCGGGCGCGGGGCGGGAGGACAAGGACTTCATCGCCGATCTGAACCCGGAATCCCTGGTGGTGCTGGCGGGCTGTCGGGTGGAGCCGAGCCTCGCGGCGGCGACCCCGGGCGCGCGCTTCCAGTTCGAGCGGGAAGGGTACTTCTGCCTGGATGCGGACACCGGAGAGGGCGGGGTGCCGGTGTTCAACCGTACCGTCACCCTGCGGGACAGCTGGTCGCGTACCGAGGCCGCAGGGGGACCCTAGGCGAAGCCAGGATGTCGGGCTGAAGCCCG
Above is a window of Gammaproteobacteria bacterium DNA encoding:
- a CDS encoding glutamine--tRNA ligase/YqeY domain fusion protein, which translates into the protein MNTEPTRPTNFIRDIIEADLAAGRHQAIRTRFPPEPNGYLHIGHAKSIWLNFGVAADYRGTCNLRFDDTNPHKENPEFVAAIQEDVRWLGYDWADRLYFASDYFEQLYGFAVELIEKGLAFVCELDAEAMRAYRGTLTEPGRPSPYRERPVAENLDLFRRMRAGEFPDGSRVLRAKIDMAAPNMNMRDPVLYRIRHGVVHHQTGAEWCLYPMYDFTHPVSDALEGITHSLCTLEFEDHRPLYDWVVAHVSVPSRPRQIEFARLNLKYTVMSKRRLTQLVEQGHVAGWDDPRMPTIAGLRRRGVPPAAIKDFCRRVGVTKADAMVEMGVLENCVREDLDAAAPRAMAVLRPLKVVIDNYPADTTELIAASRHPKDAAMGTRELTLAREIYIDREDFREEANKKFKRLVTGGEVRLRNAYVIRCDGVVKDPGSGEVTELHCSYDPDTLGADPVGRKVRGVIHWVPAHQSLAAEVRLYDRLFTTPVPGAGREDKDFIADLNPESLVVLAGCRVEPSLAAATPGARFQFEREGYFCLDADTGEGGVPVFNRTVTLRDSWSRTEAAGGP